One Amorphoplanes digitatis genomic window carries:
- a CDS encoding glutamate decarboxylase, which produces MTAISEADAALFGNRFITTEVPSREFPATGMSAQDAFRLVVEDLALEGDPTRNLATFVTTWMEPEAQRIIAANLHRNFIDHAEYPRTAEIEQRCIRMLADLYHAPGETTGARTQGSSEAIMLGGLSLKWNWRKRRGSATANPNLVFGGDVHVVWEKFCRYFDVEPRIVPLRPGKYTIGPEDIEGRIDENTIGVAAVLGTTFTGHKDDIVGINDLLVRIKGERGIDVPLHVDAASGGFVWPFLYPDSAWDFRLEQVRSINVSGHKFGLVYPGIGWLIFRETADLAEELVFKENYLGKTDSTFTLNFSTGSSMVLAQYYNLVRYGRAGYTYVLKNMQTNARALGEQLTAMGLFELIGFHDEQLPLVAFRLAADNGFDEFDIAWQLSAERGWMVPAYTLPPDAQEVTIMRALVKETMCREHVDTLARDIAAACATLAKKGGAHESERRKIVTGSGH; this is translated from the coding sequence ATGACCGCCATATCCGAGGCCGACGCCGCCTTGTTCGGCAACCGGTTCATCACCACGGAGGTGCCGTCCCGGGAGTTCCCGGCGACGGGCATGTCCGCGCAGGACGCGTTCCGCCTCGTCGTCGAGGACCTGGCGCTCGAGGGGGATCCGACGCGGAACCTGGCGACCTTCGTCACGACCTGGATGGAGCCGGAGGCGCAGCGGATCATCGCCGCGAACCTGCACCGCAACTTCATCGACCACGCGGAGTATCCGCGCACCGCCGAGATCGAGCAGCGCTGCATCCGGATGCTCGCCGACCTCTACCACGCGCCGGGCGAGACGACCGGCGCGCGCACGCAGGGCTCCTCCGAGGCGATCATGCTCGGCGGCCTCTCGCTCAAGTGGAACTGGCGCAAACGGCGCGGTAGCGCGACCGCGAACCCCAACCTCGTCTTCGGCGGCGACGTGCACGTGGTCTGGGAGAAGTTCTGCCGCTACTTCGACGTCGAGCCGCGGATCGTGCCGCTGCGGCCCGGCAAGTACACGATCGGCCCCGAGGACATCGAGGGACGCATCGACGAGAACACGATCGGCGTCGCGGCCGTGCTCGGCACCACCTTCACCGGGCACAAGGACGACATCGTCGGCATCAACGACCTGCTGGTGCGGATCAAGGGCGAGCGCGGGATCGACGTGCCGCTGCACGTGGACGCCGCCAGCGGAGGGTTCGTGTGGCCCTTCCTCTATCCCGACTCGGCCTGGGACTTCCGCCTCGAGCAGGTCCGCTCGATCAACGTCTCCGGGCACAAGTTCGGCCTCGTCTACCCGGGAATCGGCTGGCTGATCTTCCGCGAGACGGCCGACCTGGCCGAGGAACTCGTCTTCAAGGAGAACTACCTGGGAAAGACCGACTCGACGTTCACCCTGAACTTCTCCACCGGCTCGTCGATGGTGCTGGCCCAGTATTACAACCTCGTGCGGTACGGCCGGGCCGGATACACCTACGTCCTGAAGAACATGCAGACCAACGCCCGGGCACTCGGCGAGCAGCTGACGGCGATGGGCCTGTTCGAGCTGATCGGTTTCCATGACGAGCAGCTACCGCTGGTGGCGTTCCGCCTCGCCGCCGACAACGGTTTCGACGAGTTCGACATCGCCTGGCAGCTCTCGGCCGAGCGCGGCTGGATGGTGCCGGCGTACACCCTCCCGCCGGACGCGCAGGAGGTGACGATAATGCGGGCGCTGGTCAAGGAGACGATGTGCCGCGAGCACGTCGATACGCTCGCCCGCGACATCGCCGCGGCGTGCGCCACGCTCGCGAAGAAGGGCGGCGCGCACGAGTCCGAGCGACGCAAGATCGTCACGGGCTCCGGTCACTGA